The following coding sequences are from one Motacilla alba alba isolate MOTALB_02 chromosome 4, Motacilla_alba_V1.0_pri, whole genome shotgun sequence window:
- the SPARCL1 gene encoding SPARC-like protein 1 isoform X2, whose amino-acid sequence MKAVALFICLVGPVFAISTHPVNHKLRTHRQKTPEKSEYIHSEASKEENTGYVDKGDLLPTPRNLKPGSEDRDEPQTMRKQESTGSEHQAKNSLKSIDFLALLNKLGLASNNQDSDSGSSGRDQSSSEYDQVRKHEKHRNTANRHLPGDAEHPVGAFRLHHEHNMWKYNKNAVGLSEKNSESDDEESMEEDKKWGEETDYRDTKHKDDQMHQDDCYKRQQHENSMQLDELLRDSSQPTWKTKRHSEKFDLEEEERENRKKSYKEEIPLSEKTHNEYKDGNQQSQERKYHTEVNYQSDHDTVVKIQDREDSNDDDGHNNGDIDGEEYLSNTWKETAYEEEERIQSNDQESTSTEPEGEGTTEDDTAVHRETKDYQVVKIKDLAHSGQDYYGHEPPDSDNKQQLKISSSIQNMNSMESEEKVKTTDSSHGKMESVSNRNEEALLGLPDTCRNFHCKRGKVCHADKQGKPHCICQDPAACPPTKDYEHVCGTDNKTYDSICQLFGTKCQLEGTKIGRQLHLDYMGSCKYIPPCTDYEVDQFPLRMRDWLKNILIQYYEHDLNTSGILTEKQRNKVKNIYWNDKRLVAGDHPIELLLHDFEKNYHMYVYPVHWQFHQLDQHPVDRLLTHSELAPLRASLVPMEHCITRFFQECDGDQDKLIALKEWCHCFGIKEEDINENLLF is encoded by the exons ATGAAGGCTGTAGCCCTCTTCATTTGTCTCGTAGGACCAGTTTTTGCTATTTCA aCCCATCCTGTAAACCACAAGCTCAGAACTCACAGACAGAAAACTCCAGAAAAG agtgAATATATTCATTCTGAAGCTTCAAAGGAAGAGAACACAGGGTATGTAGACAAGGGTGATTTGCTGCCCACTCCCAGAAACTTAAAACCAGGCTCTGAAGACAGGGATGAACCCCAGACCATGAGGAAACAAGAAAGCACTGGCAGCGAGCATCAAGCGAAAAACAGCCTGAAAAGCATCGATTTCCTTGCACTGCTCAATAAACTAGGTTTGGCTTCTAATAACCAGGACAGCGACTCTGGGAGCAGCGGCAGAGACCAGTCCAGCTCAGAGTACGACCAGGTCAGGAAACATGAGAAACATAGGAACACGGCAAACCGACACCTTCCAGGCGACGCAGAACACCCAGTGGGTGCTTTCAGGCTTCATCATGAGCATAACATGTGGAAATATAACAAAAATGCTGTTGGTCTGTCcgaaaaaaacagtgaaagcGATGATGAGGAAAGCATGGAAGAAGACAAGAAATGGGGTGAAGAAACTGATTACAGAGACACAAAGCACAAAGACGATCAGATGCACCAAGATGACTGTTACAAAAGACAGCAACATGAGAACAGCATGCAATTAGATGAACTCCTGAGAGATTCCAGCCAACCAACTTGGAAAACCAAGAGACACAGCGAGAAATTTGACCTAGAagaagaagagagggagaataGGAAGAAGTCCTATAAAGAAGAAATCCCCCTCTCTGAAAAAACTCATAATGAATATAAGGATGGCAATCAGCAAAGTCAAGAGAGAAAATACCATACTGAAGTGAACTATCAGAGTGATCATGACACAGTGGTGAAAATACAAGATAGGGAAGACAGTAATGATGATGATGGTCACAACAATGGTGACATTGATGGTGAGGAATATCTCAGCAATACCTGGAAAGAAACAGCctatgaggaagaggagagaatCCAGAGTAATGACCAGGAGAGCACCAGTACTGAGCCTGAAGGGGAAGGAACCACTGAAGATGACACTGCAGTTCACAGAGAGACTAAGGATTACCAAGTTGTCAAGATTAAAGACCTTGCTCACTCTGGACAAGATTATTATGGTCATGAGCCACCTGATTCTGACAACAAGCAACAACTGAAAATTAGTAGTTCCATTCAGAACATGAATTCAATGGAGAGTGAAGAGAAG GTTAAGACTACAGACAGTTCCCATGGCAAGATGGAAAGTGTCAGCAACAGGAATGAGGAGGCTCTCCTTG GACTGCCAGACACATGCCGGAACTTCCATTGCAAAAGAGGCAAAGTCTGTCATGCAGACAAACAAGGGAAACCCCACTGCATTTGCCAAGATCCTGCTGCTTGCCCTCCCACCAAAGATTATGAGCAT GTTTGTGGTACGGATAACAAGACTTATGATAGCATATGTCAACTCTTTGGCACCAAATGTCAACTGGAAGGGACAAAAATAGGACGCCAGCTGCACCTAGACTATATGGGCTCCTGCAAAT ACATCCCCCCCTGTACTGATTATGAAGTGGATCAGTTTCCCCTCCGGATGCGAGACTGGCTTAAGAACATCCTTATTCAATATTATGAACATGACCTGAACACTTCTGGGATTCtaactgaaaagcaaaggaataaG GTAAAAAACATCTACTGGAATGACAAGCGCCTTGTGGCTGGTGACCACCCGAttgagctgctcctgcatgaCTTTGAGAAAAATTACCACATGTATGTGTATCCTGTGCACTGGCAGTTTCACCAGCTTGATCAGCACCCTGTTGACAG ATTATTAACACACTCGGAGCTTGCACCCTTGAGAGCCTCCCTTGTTCCCATGGAACACTGCATAACCCGTTTCTTCCAAGAGTGCGATGGAGACCAGGACAAACTCATTGCTTTGAAAGAATGGTGCCACTGCTTTGGGATTAAGGAAG AGGACATAAAtgaaaatctccttttctgA
- the SPARCL1 gene encoding SPARC-like protein 1 isoform X1, with the protein MKAVALFICLVGPVFAISTHPVNHKLRTHRQKTPEKSEYIHSEASKEENTGYVDKGDLLPTPRNLKPGSEDRDEPQTMRKQESTGSEHQAKNSLKSIDFLALLNKLGLASNNQDSDSGSSGRDQSSSEYDQVRKHEKHRNTANRHLPGDAEHPVGAFRLHHEHNMWKYNKNAVGLSEKNSESDDEESMEEDKKWGEETDYRDTKHKDDQMHQDDCYKRQQHENSMQLDELLRDSSQPTWKTKRHSEKFDLEEEERENRKKSYKEEIPLSEKTHNEYKDGNQQSQERKYHTEVNYQSDHDTVVKIQDREDSNDDDGHNNGDIDGEEYLSNTWKETAYEEEERIQSNDQESTSTEPEGEGTTEDDTAVHRETKDYQVVKIKDLAHSGQDYYGHEPPDSDNKQQLKISSSIQNMNSMESEEKVKTTDSSHGKMESVSNRNEEALLGLPDTCRNFHCKRGKVCHADKQGKPHCICQDPAACPPTKDYEHVCGTDNKTYDSICQLFGTKCQLEGTKIGRQLHLDYMGSCKYIPPCTDYEVDQFPLRMRDWLKNILIQYYEHDLNTSGILTEKQRNKVKNIYWNDKRLVAGDHPIELLLHDFEKNYHMYVYPVHWQFHQLDQHPVDRLLTHSELAPLRASLVPMEHCITRFFQECDGDQDKLIALKEWCHCFGIKEGKPKRIGRCT; encoded by the exons ATGAAGGCTGTAGCCCTCTTCATTTGTCTCGTAGGACCAGTTTTTGCTATTTCA aCCCATCCTGTAAACCACAAGCTCAGAACTCACAGACAGAAAACTCCAGAAAAG agtgAATATATTCATTCTGAAGCTTCAAAGGAAGAGAACACAGGGTATGTAGACAAGGGTGATTTGCTGCCCACTCCCAGAAACTTAAAACCAGGCTCTGAAGACAGGGATGAACCCCAGACCATGAGGAAACAAGAAAGCACTGGCAGCGAGCATCAAGCGAAAAACAGCCTGAAAAGCATCGATTTCCTTGCACTGCTCAATAAACTAGGTTTGGCTTCTAATAACCAGGACAGCGACTCTGGGAGCAGCGGCAGAGACCAGTCCAGCTCAGAGTACGACCAGGTCAGGAAACATGAGAAACATAGGAACACGGCAAACCGACACCTTCCAGGCGACGCAGAACACCCAGTGGGTGCTTTCAGGCTTCATCATGAGCATAACATGTGGAAATATAACAAAAATGCTGTTGGTCTGTCcgaaaaaaacagtgaaagcGATGATGAGGAAAGCATGGAAGAAGACAAGAAATGGGGTGAAGAAACTGATTACAGAGACACAAAGCACAAAGACGATCAGATGCACCAAGATGACTGTTACAAAAGACAGCAACATGAGAACAGCATGCAATTAGATGAACTCCTGAGAGATTCCAGCCAACCAACTTGGAAAACCAAGAGACACAGCGAGAAATTTGACCTAGAagaagaagagagggagaataGGAAGAAGTCCTATAAAGAAGAAATCCCCCTCTCTGAAAAAACTCATAATGAATATAAGGATGGCAATCAGCAAAGTCAAGAGAGAAAATACCATACTGAAGTGAACTATCAGAGTGATCATGACACAGTGGTGAAAATACAAGATAGGGAAGACAGTAATGATGATGATGGTCACAACAATGGTGACATTGATGGTGAGGAATATCTCAGCAATACCTGGAAAGAAACAGCctatgaggaagaggagagaatCCAGAGTAATGACCAGGAGAGCACCAGTACTGAGCCTGAAGGGGAAGGAACCACTGAAGATGACACTGCAGTTCACAGAGAGACTAAGGATTACCAAGTTGTCAAGATTAAAGACCTTGCTCACTCTGGACAAGATTATTATGGTCATGAGCCACCTGATTCTGACAACAAGCAACAACTGAAAATTAGTAGTTCCATTCAGAACATGAATTCAATGGAGAGTGAAGAGAAG GTTAAGACTACAGACAGTTCCCATGGCAAGATGGAAAGTGTCAGCAACAGGAATGAGGAGGCTCTCCTTG GACTGCCAGACACATGCCGGAACTTCCATTGCAAAAGAGGCAAAGTCTGTCATGCAGACAAACAAGGGAAACCCCACTGCATTTGCCAAGATCCTGCTGCTTGCCCTCCCACCAAAGATTATGAGCAT GTTTGTGGTACGGATAACAAGACTTATGATAGCATATGTCAACTCTTTGGCACCAAATGTCAACTGGAAGGGACAAAAATAGGACGCCAGCTGCACCTAGACTATATGGGCTCCTGCAAAT ACATCCCCCCCTGTACTGATTATGAAGTGGATCAGTTTCCCCTCCGGATGCGAGACTGGCTTAAGAACATCCTTATTCAATATTATGAACATGACCTGAACACTTCTGGGATTCtaactgaaaagcaaaggaataaG GTAAAAAACATCTACTGGAATGACAAGCGCCTTGTGGCTGGTGACCACCCGAttgagctgctcctgcatgaCTTTGAGAAAAATTACCACATGTATGTGTATCCTGTGCACTGGCAGTTTCACCAGCTTGATCAGCACCCTGTTGACAG ATTATTAACACACTCGGAGCTTGCACCCTTGAGAGCCTCCCTTGTTCCCATGGAACACTGCATAACCCGTTTCTTCCAAGAGTGCGATGGAGACCAGGACAAACTCATTGCTTTGAAAGAATGGTGCCACTGCTTTGGGATTAAGGAAGGTAAACCTAAAAGAATAGGCAGATGTACCTGA
- the SPARCL1 gene encoding SPARC-like protein 1 isoform X3 has translation MKAVALFICLVGPVFAISSEYIHSEASKEENTGYVDKGDLLPTPRNLKPGSEDRDEPQTMRKQESTGSEHQAKNSLKSIDFLALLNKLGLASNNQDSDSGSSGRDQSSSEYDQVRKHEKHRNTANRHLPGDAEHPVGAFRLHHEHNMWKYNKNAVGLSEKNSESDDEESMEEDKKWGEETDYRDTKHKDDQMHQDDCYKRQQHENSMQLDELLRDSSQPTWKTKRHSEKFDLEEEERENRKKSYKEEIPLSEKTHNEYKDGNQQSQERKYHTEVNYQSDHDTVVKIQDREDSNDDDGHNNGDIDGEEYLSNTWKETAYEEEERIQSNDQESTSTEPEGEGTTEDDTAVHRETKDYQVVKIKDLAHSGQDYYGHEPPDSDNKQQLKISSSIQNMNSMESEEKVKTTDSSHGKMESVSNRNEEALLGLPDTCRNFHCKRGKVCHADKQGKPHCICQDPAACPPTKDYEHVCGTDNKTYDSICQLFGTKCQLEGTKIGRQLHLDYMGSCKYIPPCTDYEVDQFPLRMRDWLKNILIQYYEHDLNTSGILTEKQRNKVKNIYWNDKRLVAGDHPIELLLHDFEKNYHMYVYPVHWQFHQLDQHPVDRLLTHSELAPLRASLVPMEHCITRFFQECDGDQDKLIALKEWCHCFGIKEGKPKRIGRCT, from the exons ATGAAGGCTGTAGCCCTCTTCATTTGTCTCGTAGGACCAGTTTTTGCTATTTCA agtgAATATATTCATTCTGAAGCTTCAAAGGAAGAGAACACAGGGTATGTAGACAAGGGTGATTTGCTGCCCACTCCCAGAAACTTAAAACCAGGCTCTGAAGACAGGGATGAACCCCAGACCATGAGGAAACAAGAAAGCACTGGCAGCGAGCATCAAGCGAAAAACAGCCTGAAAAGCATCGATTTCCTTGCACTGCTCAATAAACTAGGTTTGGCTTCTAATAACCAGGACAGCGACTCTGGGAGCAGCGGCAGAGACCAGTCCAGCTCAGAGTACGACCAGGTCAGGAAACATGAGAAACATAGGAACACGGCAAACCGACACCTTCCAGGCGACGCAGAACACCCAGTGGGTGCTTTCAGGCTTCATCATGAGCATAACATGTGGAAATATAACAAAAATGCTGTTGGTCTGTCcgaaaaaaacagtgaaagcGATGATGAGGAAAGCATGGAAGAAGACAAGAAATGGGGTGAAGAAACTGATTACAGAGACACAAAGCACAAAGACGATCAGATGCACCAAGATGACTGTTACAAAAGACAGCAACATGAGAACAGCATGCAATTAGATGAACTCCTGAGAGATTCCAGCCAACCAACTTGGAAAACCAAGAGACACAGCGAGAAATTTGACCTAGAagaagaagagagggagaataGGAAGAAGTCCTATAAAGAAGAAATCCCCCTCTCTGAAAAAACTCATAATGAATATAAGGATGGCAATCAGCAAAGTCAAGAGAGAAAATACCATACTGAAGTGAACTATCAGAGTGATCATGACACAGTGGTGAAAATACAAGATAGGGAAGACAGTAATGATGATGATGGTCACAACAATGGTGACATTGATGGTGAGGAATATCTCAGCAATACCTGGAAAGAAACAGCctatgaggaagaggagagaatCCAGAGTAATGACCAGGAGAGCACCAGTACTGAGCCTGAAGGGGAAGGAACCACTGAAGATGACACTGCAGTTCACAGAGAGACTAAGGATTACCAAGTTGTCAAGATTAAAGACCTTGCTCACTCTGGACAAGATTATTATGGTCATGAGCCACCTGATTCTGACAACAAGCAACAACTGAAAATTAGTAGTTCCATTCAGAACATGAATTCAATGGAGAGTGAAGAGAAG GTTAAGACTACAGACAGTTCCCATGGCAAGATGGAAAGTGTCAGCAACAGGAATGAGGAGGCTCTCCTTG GACTGCCAGACACATGCCGGAACTTCCATTGCAAAAGAGGCAAAGTCTGTCATGCAGACAAACAAGGGAAACCCCACTGCATTTGCCAAGATCCTGCTGCTTGCCCTCCCACCAAAGATTATGAGCAT GTTTGTGGTACGGATAACAAGACTTATGATAGCATATGTCAACTCTTTGGCACCAAATGTCAACTGGAAGGGACAAAAATAGGACGCCAGCTGCACCTAGACTATATGGGCTCCTGCAAAT ACATCCCCCCCTGTACTGATTATGAAGTGGATCAGTTTCCCCTCCGGATGCGAGACTGGCTTAAGAACATCCTTATTCAATATTATGAACATGACCTGAACACTTCTGGGATTCtaactgaaaagcaaaggaataaG GTAAAAAACATCTACTGGAATGACAAGCGCCTTGTGGCTGGTGACCACCCGAttgagctgctcctgcatgaCTTTGAGAAAAATTACCACATGTATGTGTATCCTGTGCACTGGCAGTTTCACCAGCTTGATCAGCACCCTGTTGACAG ATTATTAACACACTCGGAGCTTGCACCCTTGAGAGCCTCCCTTGTTCCCATGGAACACTGCATAACCCGTTTCTTCCAAGAGTGCGATGGAGACCAGGACAAACTCATTGCTTTGAAAGAATGGTGCCACTGCTTTGGGATTAAGGAAGGTAAACCTAAAAGAATAGGCAGATGTACCTGA
- the NUDT9 gene encoding ADP-ribose pyrophosphatase, mitochondrial isoform X2 produces MLLPAGALPRVVVVLSFSALLGARGAAQRCPGHSNLSASCWSRLHPVNMFNSYNVKFHHRKALSSPYPGSHIERSQVPEDKVGWLTEWEDYNPVEYTAKSVLAGPSWADPQINEGFSPKFNERDGEVERKSLNGLYVVENGRPRNPVGRTGLTGRGLLGRWGPNHAADPIVTRWKRDGSGNKVAHPVSGKNILQFVAIKRRDCGEWAIPGGMVDPGEKIAATLKREFEEETLNSLQKSPEEKAKLEKQLQKLFSQEHFVVYRGYVDDPRNTDNAWMETEAVNYHDETGETMDNLPLEAGDDAGAVKWVDISEKLELYASHSCFIKLVTEKRGAHWSEDPGSDCHK; encoded by the exons ATGCTGCTGCCGGCAGGAGCTCTGCCTCGGGTGGTGGTCGTGCTCTCGTTCTCCGCCCTGCTGGGCGCCCGGGGCGCTGCCCAGCGCTGCCCCGGCCATAG tAATTTATCTGCAAGCTGTTGGTCCCGTCTTCATCCTGTAAACATGTTCAACAGTTATAATGTGAAGTTCCACCACAGAAAAGCTCTCAGCTCCCCATATCCAGGATCACACATTGAGCGTAGCCAAGTTCCTGAAGATAAAGTGGGCTGGCTGACTGAGTGGGAAGATTATAATCCTGTGGAGTACACTGCAAAGTCTGTTTTGGCAGGACCCAGTTGGGCAGATCCCCAAATCAA TGAaggtttttctcccaaattcaatgagagagatggagaagtGGAGAGGAAGAGTCTGAATGGCTTGTATGTGGTCGAAAATGGGAGACCCCG CAATCCAGTGGGAAGGACTGGTCTCACCGGCAGAGGATTGTTAGGGCGCTGGGGACCAAACCATGCTGCTGATCCTATTGTAACCAG GTGGAAAAGGGATGGAAGTGGCAATAAAGTTGCTCATCCAGTTTCTGGCAAGAACATCTTGCAGTTTGTAGCCATCAAGAGGAGAGACTGTGGGGAATGGGCCATTCCAGGG GGGATGGTGGACCCTGGGGAGAAGATCGCTGCTACTCTGAAGAGAGAATTTGAGGAGGAGACCTTGAACTCTCTGCAGAAATCCCCTGAGGAGAAAGCAAAATTGGAGAAGCAGCTCCAGAAGCTGTTCAGCCAAGAACACTTTGTG GTGTACAGAGGATATGTGGATGACCCTCGTAACACTGATAATGCATGGATGGAGACAGAGGCTGTGAATTATCATGATGAAACAG GTGAGACAATGGATAACTTGCCTCTGGAAGCAGGTGATGATGCTGGAGCGGTAAAGTGGGTTGACATCAGTGAGAAGCTTGAGCTGTATGCGAGTCACAGCTGCTTCATCAAGCTGGTGACTGAGAAACGGGGAGCCCACTGGAGTGAGGATCCTGGCTCTGATTGCCACAAGTGA
- the NUDT9 gene encoding ADP-ribose pyrophosphatase, mitochondrial isoform X3: MFNSYNVKFHHRKALSSPYPGSHIERSQVPEDKVGWLTEWEDYNPVEYTAKSVLAGPSWADPQINSEGFSPKFNERDGEVERKSLNGLYVVENGRPRNPVGRTGLTGRGLLGRWGPNHAADPIVTRWKRDGSGNKVAHPVSGKNILQFVAIKRRDCGEWAIPGGMVDPGEKIAATLKREFEEETLNSLQKSPEEKAKLEKQLQKLFSQEHFVVYRGYVDDPRNTDNAWMETEAVNYHDETGETMDNLPLEAGDDAGAVKWVDISEKLELYASHSCFIKLVTEKRGAHWSEDPGSDCHK, encoded by the exons ATGTTCAACAGTTATAATGTGAAGTTCCACCACAGAAAAGCTCTCAGCTCCCCATATCCAGGATCACACATTGAGCGTAGCCAAGTTCCTGAAGATAAAGTGGGCTGGCTGACTGAGTGGGAAGATTATAATCCTGTGGAGTACACTGCAAAGTCTGTTTTGGCAGGACCCAGTTGGGCAGATCCCCAAATCAA CAGTGAaggtttttctcccaaattcaatgagagagatggagaagtGGAGAGGAAGAGTCTGAATGGCTTGTATGTGGTCGAAAATGGGAGACCCCG CAATCCAGTGGGAAGGACTGGTCTCACCGGCAGAGGATTGTTAGGGCGCTGGGGACCAAACCATGCTGCTGATCCTATTGTAACCAG GTGGAAAAGGGATGGAAGTGGCAATAAAGTTGCTCATCCAGTTTCTGGCAAGAACATCTTGCAGTTTGTAGCCATCAAGAGGAGAGACTGTGGGGAATGGGCCATTCCAGGG GGGATGGTGGACCCTGGGGAGAAGATCGCTGCTACTCTGAAGAGAGAATTTGAGGAGGAGACCTTGAACTCTCTGCAGAAATCCCCTGAGGAGAAAGCAAAATTGGAGAAGCAGCTCCAGAAGCTGTTCAGCCAAGAACACTTTGTG GTGTACAGAGGATATGTGGATGACCCTCGTAACACTGATAATGCATGGATGGAGACAGAGGCTGTGAATTATCATGATGAAACAG GTGAGACAATGGATAACTTGCCTCTGGAAGCAGGTGATGATGCTGGAGCGGTAAAGTGGGTTGACATCAGTGAGAAGCTTGAGCTGTATGCGAGTCACAGCTGCTTCATCAAGCTGGTGACTGAGAAACGGGGAGCCCACTGGAGTGAGGATCCTGGCTCTGATTGCCACAAGTGA
- the NUDT9 gene encoding ADP-ribose pyrophosphatase, mitochondrial isoform X1, giving the protein MLLPAGALPRVVVVLSFSALLGARGAAQRCPGHSNLSASCWSRLHPVNMFNSYNVKFHHRKALSSPYPGSHIERSQVPEDKVGWLTEWEDYNPVEYTAKSVLAGPSWADPQINSEGFSPKFNERDGEVERKSLNGLYVVENGRPRNPVGRTGLTGRGLLGRWGPNHAADPIVTRWKRDGSGNKVAHPVSGKNILQFVAIKRRDCGEWAIPGGMVDPGEKIAATLKREFEEETLNSLQKSPEEKAKLEKQLQKLFSQEHFVVYRGYVDDPRNTDNAWMETEAVNYHDETGETMDNLPLEAGDDAGAVKWVDISEKLELYASHSCFIKLVTEKRGAHWSEDPGSDCHK; this is encoded by the exons ATGCTGCTGCCGGCAGGAGCTCTGCCTCGGGTGGTGGTCGTGCTCTCGTTCTCCGCCCTGCTGGGCGCCCGGGGCGCTGCCCAGCGCTGCCCCGGCCATAG tAATTTATCTGCAAGCTGTTGGTCCCGTCTTCATCCTGTAAACATGTTCAACAGTTATAATGTGAAGTTCCACCACAGAAAAGCTCTCAGCTCCCCATATCCAGGATCACACATTGAGCGTAGCCAAGTTCCTGAAGATAAAGTGGGCTGGCTGACTGAGTGGGAAGATTATAATCCTGTGGAGTACACTGCAAAGTCTGTTTTGGCAGGACCCAGTTGGGCAGATCCCCAAATCAA CAGTGAaggtttttctcccaaattcaatgagagagatggagaagtGGAGAGGAAGAGTCTGAATGGCTTGTATGTGGTCGAAAATGGGAGACCCCG CAATCCAGTGGGAAGGACTGGTCTCACCGGCAGAGGATTGTTAGGGCGCTGGGGACCAAACCATGCTGCTGATCCTATTGTAACCAG GTGGAAAAGGGATGGAAGTGGCAATAAAGTTGCTCATCCAGTTTCTGGCAAGAACATCTTGCAGTTTGTAGCCATCAAGAGGAGAGACTGTGGGGAATGGGCCATTCCAGGG GGGATGGTGGACCCTGGGGAGAAGATCGCTGCTACTCTGAAGAGAGAATTTGAGGAGGAGACCTTGAACTCTCTGCAGAAATCCCCTGAGGAGAAAGCAAAATTGGAGAAGCAGCTCCAGAAGCTGTTCAGCCAAGAACACTTTGTG GTGTACAGAGGATATGTGGATGACCCTCGTAACACTGATAATGCATGGATGGAGACAGAGGCTGTGAATTATCATGATGAAACAG GTGAGACAATGGATAACTTGCCTCTGGAAGCAGGTGATGATGCTGGAGCGGTAAAGTGGGTTGACATCAGTGAGAAGCTTGAGCTGTATGCGAGTCACAGCTGCTTCATCAAGCTGGTGACTGAGAAACGGGGAGCCCACTGGAGTGAGGATCCTGGCTCTGATTGCCACAAGTGA